The Pygocentrus nattereri isolate fPygNat1 chromosome 4, fPygNat1.pri, whole genome shotgun sequence genome includes a window with the following:
- the LOC119263165 gene encoding polymeric immunoglobulin receptor-like — MLLTSYLLFIGLHVSEGCILVKSSQTLFITANAGGSVLLPCYCTDLHTKPETFSWQKNSGNKWEEISSESGQYRDRVQLVNGHSPGNLSLLISHLTEEDGGDYHCYADKSGYLFVSLDVKACSLENSGIPLSISAHTGGSVLLPCYCTDPHSKPERFTWNKLKKTRNTWEEISSESGQYRDRVQLVNGHSPGNLSLLMSHLTEEDGGWYKCDLGGCEHIVIKFTVTVSPQSLPFVPFALVTVIFLHIIVAVVYHTKRTKDPARVHYSTADGDAVVCLG, encoded by the exons ATGTTGCTGACTTCCTATCTTCTCTTCATTGGGCTTCATGTCTCTGAAG GCTGCATTCTGGTAAAAAGCAGTCAAACATTGTTTATCACAGCAAATGCAGGAGGGTCAGTACTGCTGCCCTGCTACTGCACTGACCTACACACCAAACCTGAGACCTTCAGCTGGCAGAAAAACAGCGGAAATAAATGGGAAGAGATATCCAGTGAGAGTggtcagtacagagacagagttcagctggttaacggtcactctccaggaaatctctctctactcatatcacacctgacggaagaggatggaggagatTACCATTGTTATGCAGACAAAAGTGGATACTTATTTGTCAGCCTTGATGTTAAAG CCTGTTCTctggaaaacagtggaataCCACTGAGTATATCAGCTCATACAGGAGGGTCAGTACTGCTGCCCTGCTACTGCACTGACCCACACAGCAAACCTGAGAGATTCACCTGGAACAAACTCAAGAAAACCAGAAACACATGGGAAGAGATATCCAGCGAGAGTggtcagtacagagacagagttcagctggttaatggtcactctccaggaaatctctctctactcatgtCCcacctgactgaagaggatggaggatGGTATAAGTGTGATCTTGGAGGATGTGAACACATAGTCATCAAATTCACTGTTACAG TCTCTCCACAGTCTCTGCCCTTCGTCCCCTTCGCCTTGGTCACTGTGATCTTTCTCCACATTATAGTAGCTGTGGTTTATCACACCAAGAGAACCAAAG ATCCTGCCAGAGTTCACTACAGCACTGCTGATGGAGATGCAGTGGTCTGTCTGGGGTAG
- the LOC108414728 gene encoding polymeric immunoglobulin receptor-like isoform X2: protein MLLTFYLLFTGLHSIQDVSAACSLAKKEDGSSIKAHAGGSVLLPCYCTDLHRKPETITWKKLNRVTKIYEEISSGSGQYRNRVQLVNGHSPGNLSLLISHLTVEDGGFYRCNVGVDEHADITLTVKDVSAACSLAKKEDGSSIKAHAGGSVLLPCYCTDLHRKPETFTWKKLNIVTKIYEEISSESGQYRNRFQLVNGHSPGNLSLLISHLTEEDGGVYRCDVGLDEHADIMLTVKDVSAACSLAKKEDGSSIKAHAGGSVLLPCYCTDLHRKPETITWEKLNRVTKIYEEISSESGQYRNRFQLVNGHSPGNLSLLISHLTEEDGGFYRCNVGVDEHADITLTVKVLDPPKTTTPTTVQTTSSTSTASYPQPSDDCTLAKNEHGSSIKARAGGSVLLPCYCTDLHKKPETFTWQKLNTTRNTWEVISPESGQYRDRVQLVTGHSPGNLSLLISHLIKEDGGHYICAVKGSHIIIKLTLQVLDPPKTTTPTTVQTTSSTSTASYPQPSDDCTLVKKENGPSIKAHAGRSVLLPCYCTDLHRKPETISWKKLNTVTNMWEVISSGSGQYRDRVQLFNGHSPGNLSLLISHLTEEDRGVYRCDVGGGEHIDIRLTVEGCTLVNHERALGITAHTGRSVLLPCYCTDLHTTPERFSWKKENRHTKRREKISSGSGQYRDRVQLVNGHSPGNLSLLISHLTEEDGGDYICAVKGSHIIIKLTLQGCTLVNHERPLRITAHTGGSVLLPCYCTDLHTTPEIFSGWKYKTVTNMWEEISSGSGQYRDRFQLVNGHSPGNLSLLISHLTEEDGGDYRCDSKGSGYTDIRLTVEGYSTFNTSHVLLSILIPLVLIGGVIY, encoded by the exons ATGTTGCTGACTTTCTATCTTCTCTTCACTGGACTTCATTCCATTCAAG ATGTTTCTGCAGCCTGCAGTCTGGCAAAAAAAGAAGATGGATCCTCTATCAAAGCTCATGCAGGAGGGTCAGTCCTGCTGCCCTGCTACTGCACTGACCTACACAGGAAACCTGAGACAATCACCTGGAAGAAACTCAACAGAGTGACAAAGATATATGAAGAGATATCCAGTGGGAGTGGTCAGTACAGAAACAGAGTTCAGCTGGttaatggtcactctccaggaaatctctctctactcatatcacACCTGACTGTGGAGGATGGAGGATTTTACAGGTGTAATGTTGGAGTAGATGAACACGCAGACATCACACTCACTGTTAAAG ATGTTTCTGCAGCCTGCAGTCTGGCAAAAAAAGAAGATGGATCCTCTATCAAAGCTCATGCAGGAGGGTCAGTCCTGCTGCCCTGCTACTGCACTGACCTACACAGGAAACCTGAGACATTCACCTGGAAGAAACTCAACATAGTGACAAAGATATATGAAGAGATATCCAGTGAGAGTGGTCAGTACAGGAACAGATTTCAGCTGGttaatggtcactctccaggaaatctctctctactcatatcacacctgactgaagaggatggaggagtgTACAGGTGTGATGTTGGATTAGATGAACACGCAGACATCATGCTCACTGTTAAAG ATGTTTCTGCAGCCTGCAGTCTGGCAAAAAAAGAAGATGGATCCTCTATCAAAGCTCATGCAGGAGGGTCAGTCCTGCTGCCCTGCTACTGCACTGACCTACACAGGAAACCTGAGACAATCACCTGGGAGAAACTCAACAGAGTGACAAAGATATATGAAGAGATATCCAGTGAGAGCGGTCAGTACAGGAACAGATTTCAGCTGGttaatggtcactctccaggaaatctctctctactcatatcacacctgactgaagaggatggaggatTTTACAGGTGTAATGTTGGAGTAGATGAACACGCAGACATCACACTCACTGTTAAAG TTTTAGACCCACCTAAAACTACAACACCTACTACAGTCCAAACCACTTCCAGCACTTCAACTGCAAGTTACCCACAACCGTCTGATG ACTGCACTCTGGCAAAAAATGAACATGGATCTTCTATCAAAGCTCGTGCAGGAGGGTCAGTCCTGCTGCCCTGCTACTGCACTGACCTACACAAAAAACCTGAGACATTCACCTGGCAGAAACTCAACACAACCAGAAACACATGGGAAGTGATATCCCCTGAGAGTggtcagtacagagacagagttcagctggttactggtcactctccaggaaatctctctctactcatatcacACCTGATTAAAGAGGATGGAGGACATTACATCTGTGCTGTTAAAGGTTCCCATATAATCATCAAACTCACTTTACAAG TTTTAGACCCACCTAAAACTACAACACCTACTACAGTGCAAACCACTTCCAGCACTTCCACTGCAAGTTACCCACAACCGTCTGATG ACTGCACTTTGGTGAAAAAGGAAAATGGACCCTCTATCAAAGCTCATGCAGGAAGGTCAGTCCTGCTGCCCTGCTACTGCACTGACCTACACAGGAAACCTGAGACAATCAGCTGGAAGAAACTCAACACAGTGACAAACATGTGGGAAGTGATATCCAGTGGGAGTggtcagtacagagacagagttcagctgtttaatggtcactctccaggaaatctctctctgctcatatcacacctgactgaagaggatCGAGGAGTGTACAGGTGTGATGTTGGAGGAGGTGAACACATAGACATCAGGCTCACTGTTGAAG GCTGCACTCTGGTGAACCATGAAAGAGCATTGGGTATCACAGCTCATACAGGAAGGTCAGTACTGCTGCCCTGCTACTGCACTGACCTACACACCACACCTGAGAGATTCAGCTGGAAGAAAGagaacagacacacaaaaaggagagaaaagataTCCAGTGGGAGTggtcagtacagagacagagttcagctggttaatggtcactctccaggaaatctctctctactcatatctcacctgactgaagaggatggaggagatTACATCTGTGCTGTTAAAGGTTCCCATATAATCATCAAACTCACTTTACAAG GCTGCACTCTGGTGAACCATGAAAGACCATTGCGTATCACAGCTCATACAGGAGGGTCAGTCCTGCTGCCCTGCTACTGCACTGACCTACACACCACACCTGAGATATTCAGCGGGTGGAAATACAAGACAGTGACAAATATGTGGGAAGAGATATCCAGTGGGAGTggtcagtacagagacagatttcagctggttaatggtcactctccaggaaatctctctctactcatatcacacctgactgaagaggatggaggagatTACAGGTGTGATAGTAAAGGGAGTGGATACACAGACATCAGGCTCACTGTTGAAG GTTATTCCACTTTCAACACAAGTCATGTTCTTCTGTCGATACTGATACCCCTGGTGCTGATAGGAGGAGTCATCTACTAG
- the LOC108414728 gene encoding polymeric immunoglobulin receptor-like isoform X1 — protein MLLTFYLLFTGLHSIQDVSAACSLAKKEDGSSIKAHAGGSVLLPCYCTDLHRKPETITWKKLNRVTKIYEEISSGSGQYRNRVQLVNGHSPGNLSLLISHLTVEDGGFYRCNVGVDEHADITLTVKDVSAACSLAKKEDGSSIKAHAGGSVLLPCYCTDLHRKPETFTWKKLNIVTKIYEEISSESGQYRNRFQLVNGHSPGNLSLLISHLTEEDGGVYRCDVGLDEHADIMLTVKDVSAACSLAKKEDGSSIKAHAGGSVLLPCYCTDLHRKPETITWEKLNRVTKIYEEISSESGQYRNRFQLVNGHSPGNLSLLISHLTEEDGGFYRCNVGVDEHADITLTVKVLDPPKTTTPTTVQTTSSTSTASYPQPSDDCTLAKNEHGSSIKARAGGSVLLPCYCTDLHKKPETFTWQKLNTTRNTWEVISPESGQYRDRVQLVTGHSPGNLSLLISHLIKEDGGHYICAVKGSHIIIKLTLQVLDPPKTTTPTTVQTTSSTSTASYPQPSDDCTLVKKENGPSIKAHAGRSVLLPCYCTDLHRKPETISWKKLNTVTNMWEVISSGSGQYRDRVQLFNGHSPGNLSLLISHLTEEDRGVYRCDVGGGEHIDIRLTVEGCTLVNHERALGITAHTGRSVLLPCYCTDLHTTPERFSWKKENRHTKRREKISSGSGQYRDRVQLVNGHSPGNLSLLISHLTEEDGGDYICAVKGSHIIIKLTLQVLNPPKTTTPTVQTTSSTSTASYPKPSDVCTLVKNENGSSIKAPAGGSVLLPCFCTDLHSKPERFSWKKENRNAFTWEEISSESGQYRDRVQLVNGHSPGNLSLLISHLTEEDGGHYICAVKGSHIIIKLTLQGCTLVNHERPLRITAHTGGSVLLPCYCTDLHTTPEIFSGWKYKTVTNMWEEISSGSGQYRDRFQLVNGHSPGNLSLLISHLTEEDGGDYRCDSKGSGYTDIRLTVEGYSTFNTSHVLLSILIPLVLIGGVIY, from the exons ATGTTGCTGACTTTCTATCTTCTCTTCACTGGACTTCATTCCATTCAAG ATGTTTCTGCAGCCTGCAGTCTGGCAAAAAAAGAAGATGGATCCTCTATCAAAGCTCATGCAGGAGGGTCAGTCCTGCTGCCCTGCTACTGCACTGACCTACACAGGAAACCTGAGACAATCACCTGGAAGAAACTCAACAGAGTGACAAAGATATATGAAGAGATATCCAGTGGGAGTGGTCAGTACAGAAACAGAGTTCAGCTGGttaatggtcactctccaggaaatctctctctactcatatcacACCTGACTGTGGAGGATGGAGGATTTTACAGGTGTAATGTTGGAGTAGATGAACACGCAGACATCACACTCACTGTTAAAG ATGTTTCTGCAGCCTGCAGTCTGGCAAAAAAAGAAGATGGATCCTCTATCAAAGCTCATGCAGGAGGGTCAGTCCTGCTGCCCTGCTACTGCACTGACCTACACAGGAAACCTGAGACATTCACCTGGAAGAAACTCAACATAGTGACAAAGATATATGAAGAGATATCCAGTGAGAGTGGTCAGTACAGGAACAGATTTCAGCTGGttaatggtcactctccaggaaatctctctctactcatatcacacctgactgaagaggatggaggagtgTACAGGTGTGATGTTGGATTAGATGAACACGCAGACATCATGCTCACTGTTAAAG ATGTTTCTGCAGCCTGCAGTCTGGCAAAAAAAGAAGATGGATCCTCTATCAAAGCTCATGCAGGAGGGTCAGTCCTGCTGCCCTGCTACTGCACTGACCTACACAGGAAACCTGAGACAATCACCTGGGAGAAACTCAACAGAGTGACAAAGATATATGAAGAGATATCCAGTGAGAGCGGTCAGTACAGGAACAGATTTCAGCTGGttaatggtcactctccaggaaatctctctctactcatatcacacctgactgaagaggatggaggatTTTACAGGTGTAATGTTGGAGTAGATGAACACGCAGACATCACACTCACTGTTAAAG TTTTAGACCCACCTAAAACTACAACACCTACTACAGTCCAAACCACTTCCAGCACTTCAACTGCAAGTTACCCACAACCGTCTGATG ACTGCACTCTGGCAAAAAATGAACATGGATCTTCTATCAAAGCTCGTGCAGGAGGGTCAGTCCTGCTGCCCTGCTACTGCACTGACCTACACAAAAAACCTGAGACATTCACCTGGCAGAAACTCAACACAACCAGAAACACATGGGAAGTGATATCCCCTGAGAGTggtcagtacagagacagagttcagctggttactggtcactctccaggaaatctctctctactcatatcacACCTGATTAAAGAGGATGGAGGACATTACATCTGTGCTGTTAAAGGTTCCCATATAATCATCAAACTCACTTTACAAG TTTTAGACCCACCTAAAACTACAACACCTACTACAGTGCAAACCACTTCCAGCACTTCCACTGCAAGTTACCCACAACCGTCTGATG ACTGCACTTTGGTGAAAAAGGAAAATGGACCCTCTATCAAAGCTCATGCAGGAAGGTCAGTCCTGCTGCCCTGCTACTGCACTGACCTACACAGGAAACCTGAGACAATCAGCTGGAAGAAACTCAACACAGTGACAAACATGTGGGAAGTGATATCCAGTGGGAGTggtcagtacagagacagagttcagctgtttaatggtcactctccaggaaatctctctctgctcatatcacacctgactgaagaggatCGAGGAGTGTACAGGTGTGATGTTGGAGGAGGTGAACACATAGACATCAGGCTCACTGTTGAAG GCTGCACTCTGGTGAACCATGAAAGAGCATTGGGTATCACAGCTCATACAGGAAGGTCAGTACTGCTGCCCTGCTACTGCACTGACCTACACACCACACCTGAGAGATTCAGCTGGAAGAAAGagaacagacacacaaaaaggagagaaaagataTCCAGTGGGAGTggtcagtacagagacagagttcagctggttaatggtcactctccaggaaatctctctctactcatatctcacctgactgaagaggatggaggagatTACATCTGTGCTGTTAAAGGTTCCCATATAATCATCAAACTCACTTTACAAG TTTTAAACCCACCTAAAACTACAACACCTACAGTCCAAACCACTTCCAGCACTTCAACTGCAAGTTACCCAAAACCGTCTGATG TCTGCactttggtgaaaaatgaaaatggatcCTCTATCAAAGCTCCTGCAGGAGGGTCAGTCCTGCTGCCCTGCTTCTGCACTGACCTACACAGCAAACCTGAGAGATTCAGCTGgaagaaagagaacagaaatgCATTCACATGGGAAGAGATATCCAGCGAGAGTggtcagtacagagacagagttcagctggttaatggtcactctccaggaaatctctctctactcatatctcacctgactgaagaggatggaggacATTACATCTGTGCTGTTAAAGGTTCCCATATAATCATCAAACTCACTTTACAAG GCTGCACTCTGGTGAACCATGAAAGACCATTGCGTATCACAGCTCATACAGGAGGGTCAGTCCTGCTGCCCTGCTACTGCACTGACCTACACACCACACCTGAGATATTCAGCGGGTGGAAATACAAGACAGTGACAAATATGTGGGAAGAGATATCCAGTGGGAGTggtcagtacagagacagatttcagctggttaatggtcactctccaggaaatctctctctactcatatcacacctgactgaagaggatggaggagatTACAGGTGTGATAGTAAAGGGAGTGGATACACAGACATCAGGCTCACTGTTGAAG GTTATTCCACTTTCAACACAAGTCATGTTCTTCTGTCGATACTGATACCCCTGGTGCTGATAGGAGGAGTCATCTACTAG